CTCTCTTCTTCACCCTCGTTCTTAGTGTTGCCCTGGCCtgaatctctctcctcttcaccctcgtTCTTAGTGTTGCCCTGGCCtgaatctctctcctcttcaccctcgtTCTTAGTGTTGCCCTGGCCtgaatctctctcctcttcaccctcatTCTTAGTGTTGCCCTGACCTgaatctctctcttcttcaccctcgttcttctctcctctttgctctgcTATTTGCTCTCTGAGTTGCTCTTCTTTTCACCTCCATCCAGCTAGTTTtatactgactctctctctctctctctctctctctctctctctctctctctctctctctctctctctctctctctctctctctctctctctctctctctctctctctctctctctctctctctctctgtacagtgtgCAGTAAAGGTCAGGCAGTGAGTGGACAGTATCGTATGCTAGCCAAACATGGAGGCTACGTgtgggttgagacccagggcacAGTCATCTACAACAGCCGGAATTCCCAGCCGCAGTGCATCGTTTGTGTCAACTACGTCCTCAGGTATGGTCAAAGAACAAGCAGAAACAGAACATAGGGCCCATTAATCTGAGGTTCTCAGACCATAAACCTACTCCTGGATGAAATAGCATGTTTTTTCACTGGAGGTCCTCTATTGAAATTATTTTTGAGTCCAGGACTTGGCCTAACctgtgtccaggaaactggcCCATTATGTACAATATTGGGGGGACAAAGTGATTGTGGAAGGCTGCTGGTTCAAATGTGAGATTACAGTATGACAGTAGCTTAATTGAATCTTAAAATCTGGTGGTAACATAACACATCCCTGaggtttccctctgtctctctgtgtgttttttagTGATGTGGAGAACAAGTCCATGATCTTCTCCATGGACCAGACTGAGTCTCTGTTCAAGCCACACCACATGAACAGTTTCTTCACCCAGAGTGGTGCTGCGGTGGCCGCGGAGCCCATCAAGACCCTGTTCACCAAACTCAAAGAGGAGCCAGAAGACCTTGCTCAGCTGGCCCCCACACCTGGAGACGCCGTCATCACCCTTGACTTTGGTCAGAACACTCCCCAatatctcccattcttctttagGTGTCTCCCTAACCATACCAATATCTTCCATTACACTGTCCATTTCCCCCTAACTATATCCATATCATCCCATTACTACAATACATCTCCCCAATGCCATGCTCCATGTCACATGATATGGTAGTTAAACATGTAGTTATAGTTATGCCGTCTCTAACGTCGTCCCCAGACTCCAATTGCTGGCGCATAAAGTACATCTATGTGAAAACTATTTCTAAGATGCGTACTTTCAGATTTTCCTAACTCACTTTCTTGTTTAAATCACTTACGCTGATCACACGTTGAAGTCCACAATGAGTTAAGCTAGATGGTGATGGACTGACAGATCAGACAATTAAAAACAGCGGTTGTTTCGTCCGCTCCAGCCAAGTCCGGTTCTGAGGCAATGTGAAACCAGACGGTTCTACAGAGAGACAGCCGGCTGGTGGACAAGATTAGACCATTTCTAGTTTAAGGTAATGGCCTAAGTTCTATGAAAACAGGAATATTAACCATCTACTGTTTCTATGATTGTGTCCTACAGGAAGGCCACCGTTTGAGGAGCCTCATCCTCCTCTTTACCCCAAGATGTCTCCCATGCCCCCTCCGGCCCACCAGGGCTGGGGCAGTGATGCCCACAAGCCCTGCCCGGCAGGAGACATGTCCAACCACATGGCTGCCACCTTCTCAGTGCCCCAGAACCCCACACCAGGCAGCGCCACCCCCAGCACTGCCCCCCCTAGCCTGAGCAGTTGTTCCACGGTATGTAGCTGCTACTGTCCCTGGTGTCCTTTTTCACTCTTCTACCATTCTTCTGTCATCTACTATTTCATTCACCAACACCACGTCCGCTAGCACAAGCCTTTATTACCCGTTTTTCTTCCACAGCAAATGAATGTGACTCATGGTTTATGTATTGTGTTTTGGTACGCTTGTGTGTGTtcgggtttgtgtgtgtgtagcctaagTGTGTGTcacaatgtgtgtgtttgtcaccaTGTGTGCgcttgtttgtgcgtgtgtgtgcatgtgtgatggtgtgggcaCGGATCCTGGGTGTTTGGGACAGGAGGCAGAGTGTGGTGAGAATGGAGGGGGTGGATGGTTGGAATAAGCAGTGGTCACTAGTTACTCAGGGCTCAATGGAGCTTTTGTCATGtcacgtcctctctctctctctctctctcttggtctctctctcttggtctccctctctctctctctctctcttggtctccctctctctctctctctctctctcggtctccctctctctctctctctctcttggtcttcctctcttggtctccctctctctctctctctcttggtctccctctctctctctctctctcggtctccctctctctctctctctctcttggtcttcctctcttggtctccctctctctctctctctctctctctcttggtctctctctcttggtctccctctctctctctctctcttggtctccctctctctctctctctctctctctctcggtatccctctctctctctctctctcttggtcttcctctcttggtctccctctctctctctctcttggtctccctctcttggtctccctctctcggtcttcCTCTCTTGGTCTCCCTCTCTtggtctccctctctcggtcttcctctcttggtctccctctctctctctctcttggtctccctctcttggtctccctctctcactctggtctccctctctccctctctctcttggtctccctctcttggtctccctctctctctcttggtctccctctcttggtctccctctctctctctcttggtctccctctcttggtctccctctctctctctctctcttggtctctctctcttggtctccctctctctctctctctctctcttggtctctctctcctggtctctctctcttggtctccatctctctctccccctctcttggtctccctctcttggtctccctctcttggtctcccactctccctcctctctgtgggTACAGCCCAGCAGCCCAGGAGATTactacagcgagagagagagtgacctgAAGGTAGAGCTGACTGAGAAGCTCTTTGCTCTGGACACAGAGGGGCCCAAGAGCCCCGGCAGCACCCAGGTCAGTTTCACTGGCACTTCACAGACCCACTACTCAACCAGTGTGCATGAGATGGAGGGTAGACATTATATTAGATTTACATTTATTTGAAGGGCAATTCTGCCACTTTTCAACTTCATATGCATTATCTCCATCACAGCATAAAAAATAACATCATGCTTCTCTGTGTCATCACAGGGTGGGATTAAAAGTAAGAACAACTGATTTTAAAAAACCTGTGTTTCTAGCTGGATGGAGCGTGTTTTCTTGCATCCCTTTGTCACCGCCAATCTCAGTGTTAGAAAATCACTGTTTTTAAAAATCTTTTCAACTTCAACTTTATATTTCTTATGCTCAACATAGAAATGTACCGTTTTAacatatgtagacactggtattGTGTTGGAGATAATGAAAATGGGGTTGAAAGTGGTGGAATTGCCCTTTAACCAAAGTGTGCAGTGGGGTTGCTTTCTGGTCTGACTGTATGTTGGATACTTTTTGTCTTGCAATGTCATAATGCACTTCAgaagtttgatttgatgtgacCCTCCCAGTCGGTCCTGAGTGATTTGGATCTGGAGACCCTGGCTCCATACATCCCCATGGACGGAGAAGACTTCCAACTCCACCCCATCATTACTGAAGAGGCCCCTGGAGGCACTGAGGGGGCCGCTGACCAAATGGGACACCGCACCACACAGAACGGGTTCAGCAACATCGCCAGCCTCTTCCAGCCCCTGGGATCCCCACAGTCTGCCCACTACCAGCCCGCCAAGTGGGCCCCAGGAGACAAGAGAGGCCCCAACCACAGTGAAATAAGCCCCATGGACTCCAGGCCTACTCTGCCCTACACAGGCCCTGCACAGATCACCCCCTACCACACCCTAGCCAGCACCCCTTTGTCCTCCATGGGCGGACGTCAGAACCTGCAGTGGCCCCCCGATCCCCCGTTACACTACCAACAACAAGTGGACGCCATGGGCGGAAGCAACTCATGTCAGAACATGCCGGTCAACAGGATGCACAAGCAGAGGTACTGTAGTGGACCTTCAGTGTGTCTGTCCTACTGATTGAATTCAGTTCTTGTACTGATGGTTGTTAGAGCTAGAGTTGATCTACAGAGATGGTGAAGTAATGTGATGTTCTTCTGCAGGTCAATGGAGAACTTTGTCCAGGCCTACAGAGACATGAGTCCTGCTAGAATCGCCATAGCCAACAACTTCAAGCGCTCCTTCACGCAAATGGCAGTGGTACGTATACCCTCTCACTAAATATTTCATGAGAGTTGTATTAGATGCGGAAACTACAGACTTTTGACTAAGTTTTCGACTGTAATGTGTGTCTGTTTTTGCGTTTATCAGGGTGACTCCACCCTGAGTACGCCATCAGAGATGATGTGGAagaggatgaggaatgaaagctGTGCCATCCTGGATAGATCTCTCAGCACCAGCTCACTGGCAGGTACTGGATGGTGGACAATGTGGGACATACAGTGTGCAAACCAAAATGCCAAATATCACTTATAGTAAAAACCATAGTGGAGAAAATATAGCAATATTGAACTCATCTTAagatctctcttcctctttcttttaCAGATAAAGGTATGTGCATACATGGGGGTGTTGACCAGTGTCTCAGCCCCCTTCAACGGCACAGGAAGTCCCAGTATCCAGGATGTGGAAACAGTGCACCTAAAAAAGCCTTCCCCGAACAGTGGTGCAACTACAGAGAATACCGTATGCTGCCCTCTCCCAAAACAGAGGGTAAGCCTGGCATTTTTATTTCCATTCTAATGCAACTCCCATGTGTCGTACGTCATTGATTGACTGGTCAAACTAGTAGCAACCAGTTGGCCAGAGGCAAAGAAAATATGTTAATGTTCACGTGGGGATTTAGGCAATGATGAAACAACATGTTCAAATCTATTTTTAGAAATTGATTTGGTCAAATAATATCCTTGGTTTTGTAATCACAGTCCATTTCCATGACTTGGCACCATAGTCAATTGACTGTCCTCCTCAGATGAAGGTTGATTGGCTTTTGCCCCAAAGCCATTTCCTCCCTACTAATGGACTGTCTacatgtttgttgtgtgtgtaggGGTTGCCAGTCGGCTGTTGGGCCCGTCCTTTGAGACCTATTGTTTGCCAGAGCTCACCCGCTACGACTGCGAGGTCAATGTCCCTCTCCAAGGCAACCTGCACTTGCTGCAGGGCAGTGACCTACTGAGAGCCTTGGACCAGGCCACCTAGACCCAACCCTACACCCCTTactcccctaccctaccctggACCAGGCCACCTAGACCCAGCTCTACACCCCTacccccctaccctaccctcctctGGACCAGGCCACCTAGACCCAACCCTACACCCCCTactcccctaccctaccctcccctGGACAAGGCCACCTAGACCCAGCACTACACCCCCTACTCCCCCACCTACCCACTCTACCCTACCCAGCCCTGGACCAGGCCTCCGAGACGCAGACATATACCCCCTCCCGTACTTTATCTTACCCTACCTAGACATAGCCCTCACCAACCTCACCTCTACCCATCGTTACCCTCCAATAGTCTTAGCCATTACACCCTAGACTAACACATCTCTACAACACTGACTGACACCTCAGCCAAGCCGCTTCCCCTGTCCTAACGTCCTGGCACATCTAACATAGTACTACTCAACCATGCCCCCCACCCACCCTACCATACCAAGCCCCATACAAACCTGTTTCATCGTCAAAGCCACACATACCCTGCCTCCTCCTCATCCATCCACCCTACTACCCCAAAGTATCATTAGAAAAACGTGTGGCTTCTGTTCTATTTTTGTTGTCTTTATCATCATAAATTATATACGTGTATAATTCTTAGTTATTAGTCTATTTCTGTTAAACGATTTGATCTGTTTCAGTGTTCTCAAGCTCTATTCTGTCCCCCCAATTGTGTGATCTGTAGCCTACTTTTCTTCtttcaccctgtctgtctgtctgtctgtctgtctgtctgtctgtctgtctgtctgtctgtctgtctgtctgtctgtctgtctgtctgtctgtctgtctgtctgtctgtctgtctgtctgtctgtctgtctgtctgtctgtctgtctgtctgtctgtctgtctgtctgtctgtctgtctgtctgtctgtctgtctgtctgtctgtctgtctgtctgtctgtctgtctgtctgtctgtctgtctgtctgtctgtctgtctgtacgacGCTGTCATAgacacactaacaaacaaaacagtcTGAAATCCAGATTAAACTTCACCGAATGTAAGCATAACACCcaggttttttttaaataaactttTTTGTTGTTCTTTTACTACCCTTTCCCCATTCCTTACTGTCTAGTTTCCTTCAGTCACTGGTGTCTGTTTGCCTGTTTCTATTGTT
This genomic window from Oncorhynchus gorbuscha isolate QuinsamMale2020 ecotype Even-year linkage group LG07, OgorEven_v1.0, whole genome shotgun sequence contains:
- the LOC124040295 gene encoding endothelial PAS domain-containing protein 1-like isoform X2, with translation MTADKDKKSSERRKEKSRDAARCRRSKETEGFYELAHQLPLPHSVSSHLDKASIMRLAISFLRTRKVVGPGCSNDAETEEDRQTDSMYLKSLEGFVTVVTSDGDMIFLSENINKFMGLTQVELTGQSIFDFTHPCDHDEIRENLSLKNGTGKKGKALSTERDFFMRMKCTVTNRGRTVNLKSASWKVLHCTGHLKVYSSCAPHGLCGFKEPPLTCLVMMCEPIPHPSNIDTPLDSKTFLSRHSMDMKFTYCDDRVTELMGYSPEDLLGRSVYEFYHALDSDSVTKSHQNLCSKGQAVSGQYRMLAKHGGYVWVETQGTVIYNSRNSQPQCIVCVNYVLSDVENKSMIFSMDQTESLFKPHHMNSFFTQSGAAVAAEPIKTLFTKLKEEPEDLAQLAPTPGDAVITLDFGRPPFEEPHPPLYPKMSPMPPPAHQGWGSDAHKPCPAGDMSNHMAATFSVPQNPTPGSATPSTAPPSLSSCSTPSSPGDYYSERESDLKVELTEKLFALDTEGPKSPGSTQSVLSDLDLETLAPYIPMDGEDFQLHPIITEEAPGGTEGAADQMGHRTTQNGFSNIASLFQPLGSPQSAHYQPAKWAPGDKRGPNHSEISPMDSRPTLPYTGPAQITPYHTLASTPLSSMGGRQNLQWPPDPPLHYQQQVDAMGGSNSCQNMPVNRMHKQRSMENFVQAYRDMSPARIAIANNFKRSFTQMAVGDSTLSTPSEMMWKRMRNESCAILDRSLSTSSLADKGMCIHGGVDQCLSPLQRHRKSQYPGCGNSAPKKAFPEQWCNYREYRMLPSPKTEGVASRLLGPSFETYCLPELTRYDCEVNVPLQGNLHLLQGSDLLRALDQAT
- the LOC124040295 gene encoding endothelial PAS domain-containing protein 1-like isoform X1 → MTADKDKKRSSSERRKEKSRDAARCRRSKETEGFYELAHQLPLPHSVSSHLDKASIMRLAISFLRTRKVVGPGCSNDAETEEDRQTDSMYLKSLEGFVTVVTSDGDMIFLSENINKFMGLTQVELTGQSIFDFTHPCDHDEIRENLSLKNGTGKKGKALSTERDFFMRMKCTVTNRGRTVNLKSASWKVLHCTGHLKVYSSCAPHGLCGFKEPPLTCLVMMCEPIPHPSNIDTPLDSKTFLSRHSMDMKFTYCDDRVTELMGYSPEDLLGRSVYEFYHALDSDSVTKSHQNLCSKGQAVSGQYRMLAKHGGYVWVETQGTVIYNSRNSQPQCIVCVNYVLSDVENKSMIFSMDQTESLFKPHHMNSFFTQSGAAVAAEPIKTLFTKLKEEPEDLAQLAPTPGDAVITLDFGRPPFEEPHPPLYPKMSPMPPPAHQGWGSDAHKPCPAGDMSNHMAATFSVPQNPTPGSATPSTAPPSLSSCSTPSSPGDYYSERESDLKVELTEKLFALDTEGPKSPGSTQSVLSDLDLETLAPYIPMDGEDFQLHPIITEEAPGGTEGAADQMGHRTTQNGFSNIASLFQPLGSPQSAHYQPAKWAPGDKRGPNHSEISPMDSRPTLPYTGPAQITPYHTLASTPLSSMGGRQNLQWPPDPPLHYQQQVDAMGGSNSCQNMPVNRMHKQRSMENFVQAYRDMSPARIAIANNFKRSFTQMAVGDSTLSTPSEMMWKRMRNESCAILDRSLSTSSLADKGMCIHGGVDQCLSPLQRHRKSQYPGCGNSAPKKAFPEQWCNYREYRMLPSPKTEGVASRLLGPSFETYCLPELTRYDCEVNVPLQGNLHLLQGSDLLRALDQAT